From one Streptomyces sp. ICC1 genomic stretch:
- a CDS encoding serine hydrolase domain-containing protein, with the protein MSRRPYGRTGRIRPSLRLAAATAVCGAVLAVSVQPAQAGADRNPPPGPSLRQELRELVERPDGPPGVIAVLRDGDRTEVYRAGVADVESGRPPKATDHMRIASVAKAFSGAVALTLVDRGKLHLDDTIGRVLPGQPDAWHRVTLRQLLNHTSGLPDYSASQGFIDVISEDPRHRFDSRRLLEFVADEDLDFRPGSRYQYSNSDNIAVALMAEAATGRRYEDLLRELVYEPLGLHATSLPQGYRLPAPFLHGYQIDPQAGPVDVSEAVGASGAWASGGIVSTPKDLTAFIRGYAGGALVSERTRRQQFRFIPGALSQPPGPGRTEAGLAIFRYTTRCGVVYGHTGNTAGYTQLAAATADGRRSLTFSITAQTSLTTNPDLLAQVREVQEDFVCALLRK; encoded by the coding sequence GTGTCCCGACGCCCGTACGGCCGCACCGGCCGGATCCGCCCTTCGCTGCGCCTGGCCGCCGCCACCGCAGTGTGCGGCGCCGTGCTCGCCGTCTCCGTGCAGCCCGCGCAGGCCGGCGCGGACCGCAACCCGCCGCCCGGGCCCTCCCTCCGCCAGGAGCTGAGGGAACTGGTGGAGCGGCCCGACGGGCCGCCCGGGGTCATCGCCGTCCTGCGCGACGGCGACCGTACGGAGGTCTACCGGGCGGGCGTGGCCGACGTGGAGAGCGGCCGGCCGCCGAAGGCCACCGACCACATGCGGATCGCCAGCGTCGCCAAGGCCTTCAGCGGGGCGGTGGCCCTGACGCTCGTCGACCGCGGCAAGCTGCACCTGGACGACACGATCGGCCGGGTGCTGCCCGGCCAGCCGGACGCGTGGCACCGGGTGACATTGCGTCAACTGCTCAACCACACCAGCGGACTGCCCGACTACTCGGCGTCCCAGGGCTTCATCGACGTCATCTCCGAGGACCCCCGCCACCGCTTCGACTCCCGGCGCCTGCTGGAGTTCGTCGCCGACGAGGACCTCGATTTCCGGCCGGGCAGCCGCTACCAGTACTCCAACTCCGACAACATCGCCGTCGCCCTCATGGCCGAGGCCGCCACCGGGCGCCGGTACGAGGACCTGCTGCGCGAGCTCGTCTACGAGCCGTTGGGCCTGCACGCCACGAGCCTGCCCCAGGGCTACCGGCTGCCCGCGCCCTTCCTCCACGGCTACCAGATCGACCCGCAGGCCGGGCCCGTCGACGTCAGCGAGGCGGTGGGCGCCTCGGGAGCCTGGGCGTCCGGGGGCATCGTCTCGACGCCGAAGGACCTGACCGCGTTCATCCGGGGCTACGCGGGCGGCGCGCTCGTCTCGGAGCGCACCCGGCGCCAGCAGTTCCGGTTCATCCCCGGCGCACTGTCCCAGCCCCCCGGCCCCGGCCGCACCGAGGCGGGCCTGGCGATCTTCCGCTACACCACGCGCTGCGGAGTCGTGTACGGCCACACCGGCAACACGGCGGGCTACACGCAGCTGGCGGCGGCCACGGCGGACGGCCGGCGCTCGCTGACCTTCTCGATCACCGCGCAGACCTCCCTCACCACCAACCCCGACCTGCTCGCACAGGTCCGGGAGGTCCAGGAGGACTTCGTCTGCGCCCTGCTGCGCAAGTGA
- a CDS encoding cytochrome P450: MPLVGSGFSVLSEEFASAPQLFFAWLREHAPVHHEPSIDAYFLSRHQDVRRVLTDHEAFTTEMLQVRAEPVMRGRVLSQMTGAEHTAKRKIFVRGFTGQALRDQVRAVHTRAAELVAPFLARGRMDLVNDFGKPFAVLVTLDVLGLDTADWRDVAAWNSGITEFVTSVVLTPERRRHCLDCADRLEAYLAPVIGQRRRHPGEDLISKLVTAEFDGIAMSDRDVTALITNVLVAATEPADKTLAYLFKHLIDHPGQMARVRRDPGLLPAAIAETLRYTPPVQLIPRLAEREAVFDGTTVPAGATVFCMTGAANRDPEAFTDPDTFDIDRPDLGTARSFTAAAQHLAFGTGLHQCVGAAFARAEIETVAALLLPLLEQVRHSPGSPYRETGLYTRGPAALSVDFTPVRPDGRDLGPVR; encoded by the coding sequence ATGCCCCTGGTCGGTTCCGGTTTCAGCGTCCTTTCCGAGGAGTTCGCCTCGGCCCCCCAACTCTTCTTCGCTTGGCTGAGGGAGCATGCACCGGTGCACCACGAGCCGTCGATCGACGCCTACTTCCTCTCCCGCCACCAGGACGTGAGACGGGTGCTCACCGACCACGAGGCGTTCACCACGGAGATGCTCCAGGTGCGCGCCGAGCCGGTGATGCGCGGCCGGGTCCTCTCCCAGATGACCGGGGCCGAACACACGGCCAAGCGGAAGATCTTCGTCCGCGGCTTCACGGGGCAGGCCCTGCGGGACCAGGTGCGCGCCGTCCACACCCGTGCCGCCGAGCTCGTCGCGCCCTTCCTGGCACGGGGGCGGATGGACCTCGTCAACGATTTCGGCAAGCCCTTCGCCGTGCTCGTGACGCTCGACGTCCTCGGCCTGGACACGGCGGACTGGCGTGACGTGGCCGCCTGGAACAGCGGGATCACCGAGTTCGTCACCAGCGTCGTCCTCACTCCCGAGCGCCGGCGGCACTGTCTGGACTGCGCCGATCGGCTGGAGGCGTACCTGGCCCCCGTCATCGGGCAGCGGCGCCGCCATCCGGGCGAGGACCTGATATCGAAGCTGGTCACGGCCGAGTTCGACGGCATCGCCATGAGCGACCGCGACGTCACCGCGCTGATCACCAACGTCCTCGTCGCCGCGACCGAGCCCGCGGACAAGACGCTCGCCTACCTCTTCAAGCACCTGATCGACCACCCCGGGCAGATGGCCCGGGTCCGCCGGGACCCGGGCCTGCTGCCCGCCGCGATCGCCGAGACCCTGCGCTACACCCCGCCCGTGCAGCTCATCCCCCGACTGGCCGAGCGGGAAGCCGTGTTCGACGGCACCACCGTCCCGGCGGGCGCCACCGTCTTCTGCATGACCGGCGCGGCCAACCGCGACCCCGAGGCCTTCACCGACCCGGACACCTTCGACATCGACCGCCCCGATCTGGGCACCGCCCGCTCCTTCACCGCCGCCGCCCAGCACCTCGCCTTCGGCACCGGGCTCCACCAGTGCGTCGGCGCCGCCTTCGCGCGCGCCGAGATCGAGACCGTCGCCGCACTGCTCCTGCCCCTGCTGGAGCAGGTCCGCCACAGCCCCGGCTCCCCCTACCGGGAGACCGGCCTGTACACCCGCGGTCCCGCCGCCCTGTCCGTGGACTTCACCCCCGTCCGCCCCGACGGCCGGGACCTCGGACCCGTCCGGTGA
- a CDS encoding ATP-binding protein has translation MGERLSTARVRAFIGRNEQLARFGEALAGDPRAPFAFYVYGPGGIGKSTLLRRMADDARAAGRPLVELDGRFVSRDPAEFERAAGPFLDAPGTVLVVDSFEHCQWLESWLWHRFLPRAADGALVVLAGRLGPQPQWAADPAWAGLLHVSELEPFSEDQARSLLAAARLRPELRGRVLRFAGGNPLALSLAAAAGSTGCGEAENWSPSADVLRTLLAGLIGEVPTAAHRRALEVAAQAYATSEELLSAVLHGEDAHLLFSWLRDLPFMESTHRGIHPHDAARETLAADLRWRAPTAFTSMRGRLMEEYLRVLREAPEERVWTVTDELFYLFREGETLARLRTWSREDEVHDRPLHPDDLPVVLRMAAETEGAASAELVRYWARRQPQAFSVYRLVSTGRIVAFTARLALPAPPDPEDLATDPVVAAAWEHTRTTDPVGPGEHIGISRFSVYPERYQVPSRVIDLSSSRAQAESARARGRAYGFAVYQDAETWAGRVKGTLDDTGARPRVGEHTYGLFSVDWRRVPVETWLRRFTSAPDGPVRAGPSPVSRATFDQSVREALTHWRDAAAFAAGALMRARLAADFADPVEELRALLRRAVDDLAQDPRGVRAREALTTGYFSGAPTQEAAARRLGLPYGTYRRHLRQGLDLLCEALWQRELHGPVETP, from the coding sequence GTGGGAGAAAGACTGAGCACCGCACGGGTTCGGGCCTTCATCGGCCGGAACGAGCAACTCGCGCGGTTCGGGGAGGCCTTGGCCGGCGATCCGCGGGCGCCGTTCGCGTTCTACGTGTACGGGCCGGGCGGCATCGGGAAGTCGACGCTGCTGCGCAGGATGGCGGACGACGCCCGTGCGGCGGGCCGGCCCCTCGTCGAACTCGACGGCCGCTTCGTCAGCCGGGACCCGGCCGAGTTCGAGCGCGCGGCCGGCCCCTTCCTGGACGCTCCCGGCACGGTCCTCGTCGTCGACTCCTTCGAGCACTGCCAGTGGCTGGAGAGCTGGCTGTGGCACCGCTTCCTGCCGCGGGCCGCGGACGGCGCCCTGGTCGTCCTGGCCGGTCGCCTCGGACCGCAGCCGCAGTGGGCCGCCGACCCCGCCTGGGCGGGGCTCCTGCACGTGAGCGAACTCGAGCCGTTCTCCGAGGACCAGGCGCGGAGCCTGCTGGCCGCGGCGCGGCTGCGGCCCGAACTGCGCGGCCGCGTACTCCGGTTCGCCGGGGGCAACCCCCTGGCCCTGTCGCTCGCGGCGGCCGCGGGTTCGACGGGCTGCGGCGAGGCGGAGAACTGGTCCCCTTCCGCGGACGTCCTGCGCACCCTGCTGGCCGGGCTGATCGGCGAGGTGCCCACGGCCGCGCACCGCCGCGCCCTGGAGGTGGCGGCGCAGGCGTACGCGACCTCCGAGGAGCTCCTCTCCGCCGTGCTGCACGGGGAGGACGCCCACCTCCTCTTCTCCTGGCTCAGGGACCTGCCCTTCATGGAGTCCACCCACCGCGGGATCCACCCCCACGACGCCGCACGCGAGACCCTGGCCGCCGACCTGCGCTGGCGGGCGCCCACCGCCTTCACCTCGATGCGCGGGCGCCTGATGGAGGAGTACCTGCGCGTCCTGCGCGAGGCGCCCGAGGAGCGGGTGTGGACCGTCACCGACGAGCTCTTCTACCTCTTCCGGGAGGGCGAGACCCTGGCGCGGCTGCGCACCTGGTCCCGCGAGGACGAGGTCCACGACCGCCCCCTGCACCCCGACGACCTGCCCGTCGTCCTGCGCATGGCGGCGGAGACCGAGGGGGCGGCCTCGGCGGAACTGGTCCGCTACTGGGCGCGGCGCCAGCCGCAGGCCTTCAGCGTCTACCGGCTCGTGAGCACGGGCCGCATCGTGGCGTTCACCGCCCGGCTCGCCCTGCCGGCGCCGCCCGACCCCGAGGACCTGGCCACCGATCCGGTCGTCGCCGCGGCGTGGGAGCACACCAGGACCACCGACCCGGTGGGCCCCGGCGAGCACATCGGCATCAGCCGCTTCTCGGTCTACCCGGAGCGCTACCAGGTCCCCTCGCGCGTCATCGACCTGAGCAGCTCCCGCGCCCAGGCGGAATCCGCCCGGGCCCGCGGCCGCGCCTACGGCTTCGCCGTCTACCAGGACGCCGAGACGTGGGCCGGGCGCGTCAAGGGCACCCTCGACGACACCGGGGCCCGGCCGCGGGTCGGTGAGCACACCTACGGGCTGTTCAGCGTCGACTGGCGCCGGGTACCCGTGGAGACGTGGCTCCGCCGCTTCACATCGGCCCCCGACGGGCCCGTCCGGGCGGGGCCGTCGCCCGTCTCGCGCGCCACGTTCGACCAGTCCGTGCGCGAGGCGCTGACGCACTGGCGCGACGCGGCCGCCTTCGCCGCCGGAGCCCTGATGCGCGCCCGTCTCGCGGCCGACTTCGCCGATCCCGTCGAGGAGTTGCGCGCCCTGCTGCGCCGGGCCGTCGACGACCTCGCCCAGGATCCGCGCGGCGTGCGGGCCCGCGAGGCCCTGACGACGGGCTACTTCTCCGGTGCGCCCACGCAGGAGGCCGCGGCCCGCCGCCTCGGCCTTCCGTACGGCACCTACCGGCGCCACCTGCGCCAGGGCCTCGACCTGCTGTGCGAGGCCCTGTGGCAGCGGGAACTGCACGGCCCCGTCGAGACGCCGTAG
- the aceA gene encoding isocitrate lyase produces the protein MAEANTAAAKQLEQRWADDPRWAGIERTHSAEDVVRLSGSVREEHTLARRGAERLWRQLHEQDYIHALGALTGGQAVQQVRAGLQAIYLSGWQVAADANQAGHTYPDQSLYPVNSVPQVVRRINNALLRADQIATAEGGHDRTDWLAPIVADAEAGFGGPLNAFELTKAMIAAGAAGIHYEDQLASEKKCGHLGGKVLVPTAQHVRTLNAARLAADIADVPTLIIARTDALAANLLTSDVDERDARFTTGERTAEGFYRVEPGMAPVIARGLAYAPYADLIWVETGTPDLAQAREFAEAIHARYPDQMLAYNCSPSFNWKAALDDDQIAKFQRELGAMGYRFQFITLAGFHSLNHGMFDLARGYAEHGMTAYVDLQEREFAAQAQGFTAVRHQREVGTGYFDLVSTAVNPASSTTALSGSTEEEQFH, from the coding sequence ATGGCAGAGGCGAACACGGCGGCGGCCAAGCAGCTCGAACAGCGCTGGGCGGACGACCCGCGCTGGGCGGGCATCGAGCGCACCCACTCGGCCGAGGACGTGGTCCGGCTCTCGGGCAGCGTCCGCGAGGAGCACACCCTGGCCCGGCGCGGCGCCGAGCGGCTGTGGCGGCAGCTGCACGAGCAGGACTACATCCACGCGCTGGGCGCGCTGACCGGCGGCCAGGCGGTCCAGCAGGTGCGGGCCGGCCTCCAGGCGATCTACCTCTCGGGCTGGCAGGTCGCGGCCGACGCGAACCAGGCCGGGCACACCTACCCGGACCAGAGCCTCTACCCGGTCAACTCGGTTCCCCAGGTGGTCCGTCGGATCAACAACGCGCTGCTGCGCGCCGACCAGATCGCCACCGCCGAGGGCGGCCACGACCGCACGGACTGGCTGGCGCCCATCGTCGCCGACGCCGAGGCCGGCTTCGGTGGGCCGCTGAACGCCTTCGAGCTGACCAAGGCCATGATCGCGGCGGGCGCGGCCGGCATCCACTACGAGGACCAGCTCGCCTCCGAGAAGAAGTGCGGCCACCTCGGCGGCAAGGTCCTCGTCCCGACGGCCCAGCACGTCCGCACGCTCAACGCGGCCCGGCTGGCCGCCGACATCGCCGATGTCCCCACCTTGATCATCGCCCGCACGGACGCCCTCGCGGCGAACCTGCTCACCAGCGATGTCGACGAGCGCGACGCACGGTTCACCACGGGGGAGCGCACGGCCGAGGGCTTCTACCGGGTGGAGCCGGGGATGGCCCCGGTGATCGCCCGCGGGCTCGCCTACGCCCCGTACGCCGACCTGATCTGGGTGGAGACCGGAACCCCGGACCTGGCACAGGCCCGCGAGTTCGCCGAGGCGATCCACGCGCGGTACCCCGACCAGATGCTCGCCTACAACTGCTCGCCCTCCTTCAACTGGAAGGCGGCCCTGGACGACGACCAGATCGCCAAGTTCCAGCGCGAGCTGGGGGCCATGGGCTACCGCTTCCAGTTCATCACGCTGGCCGGCTTCCACTCCCTCAACCACGGCATGTTCGACCTCGCCCGAGGCTACGCCGAGCACGGCATGACCGCGTACGTGGACCTTCAGGAGCGCGAATTCGCCGCCCAGGCCCAGGGGTTCACCGCGGTCAGGCACCAGCGCGAGGTCGGTACCGGCTACTTCGACCTGGTCTCCACCGCCGTCAACCCGGCCTCCTCCACCACCGCGCTCTCCGGCTCCACCGAGGAAGAGCAGTTCCACTAG
- a CDS encoding short-chain fatty acyl-CoA regulator family protein has protein sequence MSKTYAGVRLRRLREERRMTQADLARVLGISPSYLNQMEHDSRPLTVPVLLRLTEAFGVDPGFFSERDTSRMVADLREALATEVAEARVSASDLAELATRMPAVAAVLLDLGRRGQLLSERLADAAEGRGGPAQAPRSPHEEIREFFYRRQNYLHDTDLAAEELAREIGIRPGDVIRALTRRLADRHGVRTAADCDRLHHYDAGSRVLHLSNRLRPGQQAFRMATQLALLEYGDELDRLAAEDFPAGSEAHPLARIGIANYFAAALVLPYRAFHTAAEEFRYDIERLTDHFGLGYETVCHRLSTLQRPRLRGVPFSFVRVDRAGNMSKRQSATGFHFSRAGGTCPLWNVYESFAAPGRIHVQVAAMPDGQRHLWTARAVTRHRGGWGEPGKTFAIGLGCEIRHASRLVYADGLDLDNTAAATPIGMGCRLCERLDCPQRAVPPLGRPLAIDENSSTFVPYPVAER, from the coding sequence GTGAGCAAGACGTACGCGGGGGTGCGGCTGCGGCGGCTGCGCGAGGAGCGGCGGATGACGCAGGCCGACCTGGCCAGGGTGCTGGGCATCTCGCCCAGCTATCTGAACCAGATGGAACACGACTCCCGGCCGCTGACCGTCCCGGTGCTGCTGCGGCTCACCGAGGCCTTCGGGGTCGATCCGGGCTTCTTCTCGGAGCGCGACACCAGCCGCATGGTCGCGGACCTGCGCGAGGCCCTGGCGACCGAGGTCGCCGAGGCCCGCGTCTCCGCCTCCGACCTGGCCGAACTGGCCACCCGGATGCCGGCGGTCGCCGCGGTCCTGCTGGACCTGGGCCGGCGCGGCCAGCTCCTGTCGGAGCGGCTCGCCGACGCGGCCGAAGGCCGGGGCGGCCCGGCGCAGGCCCCGCGTTCACCCCACGAGGAGATCCGCGAGTTCTTCTACCGCCGGCAGAACTACCTCCACGACACCGATCTCGCGGCCGAGGAGCTGGCCCGCGAGATCGGCATCCGCCCCGGGGACGTCATCCGCGCCCTGACCCGCCGCCTCGCGGACCGGCACGGGGTCAGGACCGCCGCGGACTGCGACCGGCTGCACCACTACGACGCCGGCTCCCGCGTCCTGCACCTGTCGAACCGGCTCCGCCCCGGGCAGCAGGCCTTCCGCATGGCCACCCAGCTCGCCCTCCTGGAGTACGGGGACGAGCTGGACCGGCTGGCCGCGGAGGACTTCCCGGCCGGGTCCGAGGCGCACCCCCTGGCCCGGATCGGCATCGCCAACTACTTCGCGGCCGCGCTGGTCCTGCCGTACCGCGCCTTCCACACGGCCGCCGAGGAGTTCCGCTACGACATCGAGCGGCTGACCGACCACTTCGGCCTCGGGTACGAGACGGTCTGCCACCGGCTCAGCACCCTGCAACGCCCCAGGTTGCGCGGGGTTCCGTTCTCCTTCGTCCGTGTGGACCGGGCCGGGAACATGTCCAAGCGGCAGTCCGCCACCGGATTCCACTTCTCCCGCGCGGGCGGCACCTGCCCGCTGTGGAACGTGTACGAGTCCTTCGCCGCTCCCGGCCGCATCCACGTCCAGGTCGCCGCCATGCCCGACGGTCAGCGCCACCTGTGGACCGCCCGCGCCGTCACCCGGCACCGGGGCGGCTGGGGCGAGCCGGGCAAGACCTTCGCCATCGGCCTCGGCTGCGAGATCCGGCACGCCTCCCGGCTCGTGTACGCGGACGGGCTCGATCTGGACAACACGGCGGCCGCCACCCCGATCGGCATGGGGTGCCGGCTCTGCGAACGCCTGGACTGCCCGCAGCGCGCGGTGCCGCCGCTGGGCCGACCCCTGGCCATCGACGAGAACAGCAGCACCTTCGTCCCGTATCCCGTCGCGGAGCGGTGA
- a CDS encoding RidA family protein: protein MTEKTAVTPDTHTAPPARFSHGVRKGNILQVAGQVGFLPHVDGQPPTPAGPTLREQTLQTLENVRSVLEAGGASWDDVVMIRVYLTDTGHFAEMNGIYNTYFEEQGLKEVPAARTTVYVGLPTGLLVEIDALAVLG, encoded by the coding sequence ATGACCGAGAAGACCGCCGTCACCCCCGACACCCACACCGCGCCGCCCGCGAGGTTCTCGCACGGAGTGCGCAAGGGCAACATCCTCCAGGTCGCCGGACAGGTCGGCTTCCTGCCGCACGTGGACGGGCAGCCGCCCACCCCGGCCGGGCCGACGCTGCGCGAGCAGACGCTCCAGACCCTGGAGAACGTCCGCTCCGTCCTGGAGGCCGGCGGCGCGAGCTGGGACGACGTGGTGATGATCCGCGTCTACCTCACCGACACCGGCCACTTCGCCGAGATGAACGGCATCTACAACACCTACTTCGAGGAGCAGGGGCTGAAGGAGGTCCCGGCCGCCCGCACCACGGTGTACGTCGGCCTCCCCACCGGTCTGCTCGTCGAGATCGACGCCCTGGCGGTACTCGGCTAG
- a CDS encoding IclR family transcriptional regulator, producing MSQSVERALRILPALAKGPAGLGDVAEVLGVHKSTALRLLRTLHEHGFVYRQGDGRYRLGAALFALAAESIENLDVRDVAHPHLVELNRTTGHTVHLALHQDDEVVYIDKVDSRYPVRMYSRIGRPVPLTVAAVAKLLIADLPEEERRALALRIEYPAYTARSTPDAAAYLRELDLVRAQGWATDLGGHEEALNCLAAPIRGPGGRVVAAMSVSAPGVVLSAEALLELLPLVRQTADTIGREYSGSGPAQEDRP from the coding sequence GTGAGCCAGTCGGTGGAGCGGGCGCTGCGGATCCTGCCCGCCCTGGCCAAGGGACCGGCCGGGCTCGGTGACGTCGCCGAGGTCCTCGGCGTGCACAAGAGCACCGCGCTGCGGCTGCTGCGGACCCTGCACGAGCACGGCTTCGTCTACCGGCAGGGCGACGGGCGCTACCGGCTCGGAGCCGCCCTCTTCGCGCTGGCCGCCGAGTCCATCGAGAACCTCGACGTGCGGGACGTCGCGCATCCGCACCTCGTCGAGCTCAACCGGACCACCGGGCACACCGTCCACCTCGCGCTCCACCAGGACGACGAGGTCGTCTACATCGACAAGGTGGACAGCCGATATCCGGTGCGGATGTACTCGCGCATCGGCCGGCCCGTGCCCCTGACCGTCGCGGCGGTGGCGAAGCTGCTCATCGCCGACCTGCCGGAGGAGGAGCGCCGCGCCCTCGCGCTGCGCATCGAGTACCCGGCGTACACCGCCCGCTCCACCCCCGACGCGGCCGCGTACCTGCGCGAGCTGGACCTCGTGCGCGCGCAGGGGTGGGCCACCGACCTCGGCGGCCACGAGGAGGCGCTGAACTGCCTCGCCGCGCCCATCCGCGGACCCGGCGGACGCGTGGTCGCCGCGATGTCCGTCTCGGCCCCCGGCGTGGTCCTCTCCGCCGAGGCCCTGCTCGAACTGCTCCCGCTCGTCCGGCAGACCGCCGACACCATCGGCCGCGAGTACTCAGGCTCGGGCCCCGCACAGGAAGACCGGCCATGA
- a CDS encoding amino acid deaminase, protein MPSDPVQALAEEPVDHRFKGLPPDAERAGLTVGQLAAQQRNLHTGGFTTPVLTLDADALSHNLAALGAYAERHGLAFAPHGKTCMAPQLFHRQLAAGAWGITAAVPHQARVYRAFGIQRIFLANELVDTAALRWVAAELAADPGFRFVCYVDSVRGVELMNRALQGQPAIAVVDVVVELGAGEGARTGARTDEDCRAVADAVARTRTLRLVGIAGYEAEVPGAELESVRAYLGRLTSLAVEFDKAGRFAGVEEIVVSAGGSAWFDAVADVFAELPELSRPVLKLLRSGAYVSHDHGWYTRLTPFNRIPEEGGLRPAFRLWAQVVSRPSPTQAFINAGKRDIAYDLGLPEVELVRDPLDGSERPAPGVRVLKLSDQHTWLETDRAEDLNVGDWVALGMSHPCTIFEKWPLIPVVEADGTVTEYVRTFF, encoded by the coding sequence ATGCCCAGCGACCCCGTCCAGGCCCTCGCCGAGGAACCGGTCGACCACCGGTTCAAGGGACTCCCCCCGGACGCCGAGCGCGCGGGCCTGACCGTCGGGCAGCTCGCCGCCCAGCAGCGCAATCTGCACACCGGCGGGTTCACCACCCCCGTCCTGACCCTCGACGCCGACGCGCTGAGCCACAACCTCGCCGCCCTCGGCGCGTACGCGGAGCGCCACGGGCTCGCCTTCGCCCCGCACGGCAAGACCTGCATGGCGCCGCAGCTGTTCCACCGTCAGCTCGCCGCGGGTGCCTGGGGCATCACGGCCGCCGTCCCCCACCAGGCGCGCGTCTACCGCGCGTTCGGCATCCAGCGCATCTTCCTCGCCAACGAGCTCGTCGACACCGCCGCCCTGCGCTGGGTCGCCGCCGAGCTCGCCGCCGACCCCGGCTTCCGGTTCGTCTGCTACGTGGACTCCGTGCGCGGGGTCGAGCTGATGAACCGCGCCCTCCAGGGCCAGCCCGCCATCGCCGTCGTCGACGTCGTCGTGGAGCTCGGCGCCGGCGAGGGCGCCCGCACGGGGGCCCGTACCGACGAGGACTGCCGGGCGGTCGCCGACGCCGTGGCGCGGACGCGGACGCTGCGCCTCGTCGGCATCGCCGGGTACGAGGCCGAAGTGCCCGGCGCCGAGCTGGAATCCGTGCGCGCCTACCTGGGCCGGCTCACCTCCCTGGCCGTCGAGTTCGACAAGGCGGGCCGGTTCGCCGGTGTCGAGGAGATCGTCGTCAGCGCCGGCGGCTCCGCCTGGTTCGACGCGGTCGCCGACGTGTTCGCCGAGCTCCCGGAGCTGTCCCGGCCCGTGCTCAAGCTGCTGCGCTCGGGCGCGTACGTCTCCCACGACCACGGCTGGTACACCCGGCTGACCCCCTTCAACCGGATCCCGGAGGAGGGCGGGCTGCGCCCCGCCTTCCGGCTGTGGGCGCAGGTCGTCTCCCGCCCCTCCCCCACCCAGGCCTTCATCAACGCCGGCAAGCGCGACATCGCCTACGACCTCGGGCTCCCCGAGGTCGAGCTCGTGCGCGATCCCCTCGACGGATCCGAGCGCCCGGCCCCGGGCGTGCGCGTCCTCAAGCTCTCCGACCAGCACACCTGGCTGGAGACGGACCGCGCCGAGGACCTGAACGTCGGGGACTGGGTGGCGCTCGGCATGTCCCACCCCTGCACGATCTTCGAGAAGTGGCCGCTCATCCCGGTCGTGGAGGCCGACGGCACGGTCACCGAGTACGTCCGGACGTTCTTCTAA